Proteins from a single region of Chromobacterium sp. ATCC 53434:
- a CDS encoding IS630 family transposase gives MEKIDVRKLELAAREQLRRTAIRMYKRGRSQASIAEELGLRRPTISAWVVREAALGAQGFKEQKRGRAEGTGRRLTEAQEARIKQDIVDRTPDQMKLRFALWSAQAVKAVIKQMFLIDLPIRTVRLYLARWGFTPQRPLKRAYEQRPAAVEKWLKEEYPAIVARAKAEMAEISWGDESAVSSVEHFPRGYAPKGQTPVLVLSQSKRARINLISAITNQGKMRFMLYRETLTARVLIKFLMRLIRDAGGKKVFLILDNLRVHHSKLVQAWLEEEENKKAIELFFLPSYSPELNPDEYLNGDLKARMSAGEPVRSDGQLQGKVLSHLRSLQKQPARIRSYFRHEKIRYAA, from the coding sequence ATGGAAAAAATCGATGTGCGCAAGCTTGAACTGGCCGCCCGTGAGCAGCTGAGGCGTACCGCTATCCGGATGTACAAGCGAGGCCGGTCTCAAGCCAGTATTGCCGAAGAACTCGGGCTGCGCCGCCCCACCATTTCCGCCTGGGTGGTGCGTGAGGCAGCACTAGGTGCGCAGGGATTCAAAGAACAGAAGCGCGGTCGCGCCGAAGGCACCGGCCGTCGGCTGACCGAGGCGCAGGAAGCCCGGATCAAGCAGGACATCGTGGATCGCACGCCAGACCAGATGAAGCTGAGGTTTGCCCTGTGGAGTGCTCAGGCGGTCAAGGCTGTAATCAAGCAGATGTTTCTGATCGATCTGCCGATCCGTACTGTCCGTCTGTACTTGGCCCGCTGGGGCTTTACGCCGCAGCGCCCGCTCAAACGCGCTTATGAGCAGCGACCGGCAGCAGTCGAGAAATGGCTCAAGGAGGAATACCCGGCTATCGTCGCGCGTGCCAAAGCGGAAATGGCTGAAATCAGCTGGGGCGACGAATCGGCGGTGTCGAGTGTTGAGCACTTTCCGCGTGGCTACGCCCCAAAAGGCCAAACCCCAGTTCTGGTGTTATCCCAATCGAAAAGAGCGCGCATCAACTTGATTTCGGCCATTACCAACCAAGGCAAGATGCGCTTCATGCTGTACCGGGAGACCTTGACGGCCCGGGTGCTGATCAAGTTTCTGATGCGGCTGATCCGTGATGCTGGCGGCAAGAAGGTGTTCTTGATCCTCGACAACTTGCGCGTGCATCACAGCAAGCTGGTGCAAGCATGGTTGGAGGAGGAAGAGAACAAGAAGGCGATTGAGTTGTTCTTCCTGCCCAGCTACTCACCGGAACTGAACCCGGATGAATACTTGAACGGCGACCTGAAGGCCAGAATGAGCGCAGGTGAGCCGGTTCGATCAGACGGTCAACTTCAAGGGAAAGTGCTGTCCCATTTACGCTCATTGCAGAAGCAGCCGGCCAGAATCCGGTCGTACTTCCGGCATGAAAAAATCCGCTACGCGGCATGA
- a CDS encoding lysozyme inhibitor LprI family protein encodes MKTRFAVLLALLAASHAALAEDDPCKDAKNTLETNECMQRQFDGQDKLLNQRYQSLLQKLRDGEEAAAGKDKPSTMLIQAQRKWIAYRDADCDTKYRIYIGGTIRNAVYLGCKIERTEQRIKELDPQNW; translated from the coding sequence ATGAAGACCCGCTTTGCCGTTCTGCTGGCGCTGCTTGCGGCCAGCCATGCCGCGCTGGCCGAGGACGATCCCTGCAAGGACGCGAAAAACACCCTGGAAACCAATGAGTGCATGCAGCGGCAGTTCGACGGCCAGGACAAGCTGCTGAATCAGCGCTACCAGTCGCTGCTGCAGAAATTGCGCGACGGCGAGGAGGCCGCCGCCGGCAAGGACAAGCCGTCGACGATGCTGATCCAGGCGCAGCGCAAATGGATCGCCTACCGCGACGCCGACTGCGACACCAAGTACCGCATCTACATCGGCGGGACGATACGCAACGCCGTCTATCTTGGCTGCAAGATCGAGCGCACCGAACAACGCATCAAGGAGCTGGACCCGCAGAACTGGTGA
- the dapA gene encoding 4-hydroxy-tetrahydrodipicolinate synthase, whose translation MAKHWGKVLTAMVTPFDDDGRLNLDMACALARRLADDGSDGLVLAATTGEAPALSDDERFELIRAVSEAVSVPVLAGTGSNDTRHALAMTARAEAAGAAGVLLVSPYYNRPPQAGIEAHFRALAAATRLPVMLYDVPGRTGRRVAHDVLLRLFREVDNIVAFKDATGDPAAAARLVAEAGDRFELYSGDDALTLPLLAVGAVGVVGTSTHWTGPEFAAMIAAFERGDVAGPRAINAALLPSFAFSNTDDSVYSMSVKAMLRSQGLAVGECRLPLPAAPEGVEAQAAEVWRKLKAWRAGQR comes from the coding sequence ATGGCAAAACACTGGGGCAAGGTGCTGACCGCGATGGTCACGCCGTTCGACGACGACGGCCGGCTGAACCTGGACATGGCCTGCGCGCTGGCGCGCCGCCTGGCGGACGACGGCAGCGACGGCCTGGTGCTGGCAGCCACCACCGGCGAGGCGCCGGCCCTGAGCGACGACGAGCGCTTTGAACTGATCCGCGCCGTCAGCGAGGCGGTTTCCGTTCCGGTGCTGGCCGGCACCGGCAGCAACGACACCCGCCACGCGCTGGCGATGACCGCCAGGGCCGAGGCGGCCGGCGCCGCCGGCGTGCTCCTGGTCTCCCCGTATTACAACCGCCCGCCGCAGGCCGGCATCGAGGCCCATTTCCGCGCGCTGGCCGCCGCCACCCGGCTGCCGGTGATGCTGTACGACGTGCCCGGCCGCACCGGACGCCGCGTCGCCCACGATGTCTTGTTGCGGCTGTTCCGCGAGGTGGACAACATCGTCGCCTTCAAGGACGCCACCGGCGATCCCGCCGCCGCCGCCCGGCTGGTGGCCGAGGCCGGCGACCGTTTCGAGCTGTATTCCGGCGACGACGCGCTGACGCTGCCGCTGCTGGCCGTCGGCGCGGTCGGCGTGGTCGGCACCTCCACCCACTGGACCGGCCCGGAGTTCGCCGCGATGATCGCCGCCTTCGAGCGCGGCGACGTCGCCGGCCCCCGCGCGATCAACGCCGCGCTGCTGCCGTCCTTCGCCTTCTCCAATACCGACGACTCGGTATATTCGATGTCGGTGAAGGCGATGTTGCGCAGCCAGGGCCTGGCCGTCGGCGAATGCCGGCTGCCACTGCCGGCCGCGCCGGAAGGCGTGGAGGCGCAGGCCGCCGAAGTCTGGCGCAAACTGAAAGCCTGGCGCGCCGGCCAGCGCTGA
- a CDS encoding YajQ family cyclic di-GMP-binding protein has translation MPSFDVVSEVDKVEVRNALDQANKEVGTRYDFKGSDARIEFNDKEVTLFADTEFQLDQVNDILVNKLSKRSVDVRSMDYGKLEKVSGNKVKKVLKIKEGLDSDLAKKIVKLLKDSKMKVQASIQGEAVRVSGAKRDVLQEAIALLKKDIASDLENGSPLQFNNFRD, from the coding sequence ATGCCGTCTTTTGATGTCGTTTCCGAAGTGGATAAGGTGGAAGTGCGCAATGCGCTGGATCAGGCCAACAAAGAGGTCGGCACCCGTTACGATTTCAAGGGCAGCGACGCCCGGATCGAATTCAACGACAAGGAAGTGACCTTGTTCGCCGACACCGAATTCCAGCTGGACCAGGTCAACGACATTCTGGTGAACAAGCTGTCCAAGCGCAGCGTCGACGTGCGCAGCATGGATTACGGCAAGCTGGAGAAAGTGTCCGGCAACAAGGTGAAGAAGGTGCTGAAGATCAAGGAAGGCCTGGACAGCGATCTGGCGAAGAAGATCGTCAAGCTGCTGAAGGACTCCAAGATGAAGGTGCAGGCCAGCATACAGGGCGAGGCGGTGCGGGTGTCCGGCGCGAAGCGCGATGTGCTGCAGGAGGCGATCGCGCTGCTGAAGAAGGACATCGCCAGCGATCTGGAAAACGGCTCGCCGCTGCAGTTCAACAACTTCCGCGACTGA
- a CDS encoding LysE family translocator, with protein MLVTLPQMAAFLAAAMLITVSPGPDNLMVLSQGISRGRRQGMAFGLGCALGCLNHTLLAAIGVSALIAASPLAFAALKLAGGAYLVYLGWGAIRSPGASFRADGADAGPQGSLAATFRRGLIANAINPKVVLFFLAFLPQFVNPAQGPVGLQTAILGTLFTLQGAAIFGALGYFSGHVGQWLARSRKASQWLDRAAGAIFIALGLRLILAR; from the coding sequence ATGCTTGTCACCCTGCCGCAAATGGCCGCCTTCCTGGCCGCCGCCATGCTGATCACCGTGTCCCCGGGACCGGACAACCTGATGGTGCTGAGCCAGGGCATCTCGCGCGGCCGCCGCCAGGGCATGGCCTTCGGTCTGGGCTGCGCGCTGGGCTGCCTGAACCACACGCTGCTGGCGGCCATCGGCGTCAGCGCGCTGATCGCCGCCTCGCCGCTGGCCTTCGCCGCGCTGAAGCTGGCCGGCGGCGCCTACCTGGTTTATCTGGGCTGGGGCGCGATCCGCAGCCCGGGCGCCAGTTTCCGCGCCGACGGCGCCGACGCCGGCCCCCAGGGCTCGCTGGCCGCCACCTTCCGCCGCGGCCTGATCGCCAACGCGATCAATCCCAAGGTGGTGCTGTTCTTCCTGGCCTTCCTGCCTCAATTCGTCAATCCGGCCCAGGGACCGGTCGGACTGCAGACCGCCATCCTCGGCACGCTGTTCACGCTGCAGGGCGCGGCGATCTTCGGCGCGCTCGGCTACTTCTCCGGCCATGTCGGCCAGTGGCTGGCCAGAAGCCGCAAGGCCAGCCAGTGGCTGGACCGCGCCGCCGGCGCCATCTTCATCGCGCTGGGCCTGCGACTGATCCTGGCGCGCTGA
- a CDS encoding DUF1993 family protein, with the protein MSASLYPLSLPALERGLNNLAAILRKAEADAEARKIAPEVLLNARLAPDMFPLLRQVQIVSDTAKGCAARLAGVEVPSFADDEQSFDELQRRIARTLDFIGAIRPEQLADAASREVVLKLRGQEVRFDGQSYLSQFVLPNFYFHLTAAYGILRHNGVPLGKTDYLGSLPQNP; encoded by the coding sequence ATGAGCGCATCCCTCTACCCATTGTCGCTGCCGGCGCTGGAGCGCGGCCTGAACAACCTGGCCGCCATCCTGCGCAAGGCCGAGGCCGACGCCGAGGCGCGCAAGATCGCGCCGGAAGTGCTGCTGAACGCCAGGCTGGCGCCGGACATGTTCCCGCTGCTGCGCCAGGTGCAGATCGTCAGCGACACCGCCAAGGGCTGTGCCGCCCGACTGGCCGGCGTCGAGGTGCCGAGTTTCGCCGACGACGAGCAAAGCTTCGACGAGCTGCAGCGGCGCATTGCCAGGACGCTGGACTTCATCGGCGCGATCCGCCCGGAGCAATTGGCCGACGCGGCGAGCCGCGAGGTGGTGCTGAAGCTGCGCGGCCAGGAAGTCCGCTTCGACGGCCAGAGCTATCTGAGCCAGTTCGTGTTGCCCAATTTCTATTTCCACCTGACGGCCGCCTACGGCATTCTGCGCCACAACGGCGTGCCGCTGGGCAAGACCGACTACCTCGGCAGCCTGCCTCAGAACCCCTGA
- a CDS encoding DUF2788 domain-containing protein — MSEEQFTDVSLVVCLTGLILFMGFIIWDLGKKSKAGKTGMIVLFLVLGFGVSGFVFKNILAEFLLRK, encoded by the coding sequence GTGTCCGAAGAGCAATTCACCGATGTGTCGCTGGTCGTCTGTCTGACCGGCCTGATCCTGTTCATGGGTTTCATCATCTGGGATCTGGGCAAGAAGTCCAAAGCCGGCAAGACCGGCATGATCGTGCTGTTCCTGGTGCTGGGTTTCGGCGTCAGCGGCTTCGTGTTCAAGAACATCCTGGCCGAATTCCTGCTGCGCAAATAG
- a CDS encoding DMT family transporter, with product MRVSLWIPWVFVLLWSTGFIGAKLGLPYCGPFTFLAIRMALTLACFAGLIAALRPAWPTLAQARRQWVSGGMLHAGYLGGLFAAIKLGVPAGLAALIVGLQPLLTALLAWRMGEQRFAPPQWLGLLLGLAGTTLVIAGGKGLALAGGAGVAFVVAALLMITIGTLYQKRRGQGLHPLTGAFHQYLSAFAITGALALVFERDQSVVWSGPFVFALGWSVLMLSVLAILLLLRMLRDGEVGRVAAYLYLVPGLTALQAWWLFDERLSPLAMGGIVLAAAGVALVLRGGRSR from the coding sequence GTGCGCGTCAGTCTGTGGATTCCCTGGGTGTTTGTGCTGCTATGGAGCACTGGTTTCATCGGCGCCAAGCTGGGCCTGCCGTATTGCGGGCCGTTCACCTTTCTCGCCATCCGCATGGCGCTGACGCTGGCGTGCTTCGCCGGCTTGATCGCCGCGCTGCGGCCCGCCTGGCCGACGCTGGCGCAGGCCCGGCGGCAGTGGGTCAGTGGCGGCATGCTGCACGCCGGTTATCTGGGCGGCCTGTTCGCCGCGATCAAGCTGGGCGTGCCGGCCGGACTGGCGGCGTTGATCGTCGGTCTGCAGCCGTTGTTGACCGCCTTGCTGGCTTGGCGGATGGGCGAGCAGCGCTTCGCGCCGCCGCAATGGCTGGGCCTGCTGCTGGGCCTGGCCGGCACCACGCTGGTGATCGCCGGCGGCAAGGGGCTGGCGCTGGCCGGCGGCGCCGGCGTCGCCTTCGTCGTCGCCGCCTTGTTGATGATCACCATCGGCACGCTGTATCAGAAGCGCCGCGGCCAGGGCTTGCATCCGCTGACCGGCGCCTTCCATCAATATCTGTCGGCTTTCGCCATCACCGGCGCGCTGGCGCTGGTCTTCGAGCGGGATCAGTCGGTGGTGTGGAGCGGGCCCTTCGTCTTCGCGCTGGGCTGGAGCGTGCTGATGCTGTCGGTGCTGGCCATCCTGCTGCTGCTGCGGATGCTGCGCGACGGCGAGGTCGGGCGGGTGGCGGCCTATCTGTACCTGGTGCCCGGCCTGACCGCGCTGCAGGCCTGGTGGCTGTTCGACGAGCGCTTGAGCCCGCTGGCGATGGGGGGTATCGTACTGGCTGCGGCGGGCGTCGCGCTGGTATTGCGCGGCGGCCGTTCCCGTTGA
- a CDS encoding argininosuccinate synthase, producing the protein MSDINKVVLAYSGGLDTSVILKWLQDEYQCEVVTFTADIGQGEEVEPARQKAVSLGIKPENIFIEDLREEFVRDYVFPMFRANTIYEGEYLLGTSIARPLIAKRQIEIANCVGADAVSHGATGKGNDQVRFELGYYALKPDVKVIAPWREWDLLSREKLLAYAEAHGIDISKKKNGGSPYSMDANLLHISYEGTVLEDPAREPEEDMWLWSVSPENAPDQAEYVELEYRKGDIVAINGQTLSPAGVLTELNRLGNKHGIGRLDIVENRYVGMKSRGCYETPGGTIMLKAHRAIESITLDREVAHLKDELMPKYAQLIYTGYWWSPERKLLQQTIDASQETVNGWVRLKLYKGNVIVVGRESKTDSLFDPTIATFDEDGGAYNHADAAGFIRLNALRMRIAANARAKRG; encoded by the coding sequence ATGTCTGACATCAATAAAGTGGTTTTGGCGTATTCCGGCGGGCTGGACACCTCGGTGATCCTGAAATGGCTGCAGGACGAGTACCAATGCGAAGTGGTGACCTTCACCGCCGACATCGGCCAGGGCGAGGAAGTCGAGCCCGCGCGTCAGAAGGCGGTGTCGCTCGGCATCAAGCCGGAAAACATCTTCATCGAGGACCTGCGCGAGGAGTTCGTCCGCGACTACGTGTTCCCGATGTTCCGCGCCAACACCATCTACGAGGGCGAATACCTGCTCGGCACCTCGATCGCCCGGCCGCTGATCGCCAAGCGCCAGATCGAGATCGCCAACTGCGTCGGCGCCGACGCGGTGTCGCACGGCGCCACCGGCAAGGGCAACGACCAGGTCCGTTTCGAACTCGGCTATTACGCGCTGAAGCCCGACGTCAAGGTGATCGCGCCGTGGCGCGAGTGGGACCTGTTGTCGCGCGAGAAGCTGCTGGCCTACGCTGAGGCCCACGGCATCGACATCAGCAAGAAGAAGAACGGCGGCAGCCCGTACTCGATGGACGCCAACCTGCTGCACATCTCCTATGAGGGCACGGTGCTGGAAGATCCGGCGCGGGAGCCGGAAGAGGACATGTGGTTGTGGAGCGTCAGCCCGGAGAACGCCCCGGACCAGGCCGAATACGTCGAGCTGGAATACCGCAAGGGCGACATCGTCGCCATCAACGGCCAGACCTTGAGCCCGGCCGGCGTGCTGACCGAGCTGAACCGCCTGGGCAACAAGCACGGCATCGGCCGGCTGGACATCGTCGAGAACCGCTATGTCGGCATGAAGTCGCGCGGCTGCTATGAAACGCCGGGCGGCACCATCATGCTGAAGGCGCACCGCGCGATTGAATCGATCACGCTGGACCGCGAGGTGGCCCACCTGAAGGACGAGCTGATGCCGAAATACGCTCAGCTGATCTACACCGGCTACTGGTGGAGCCCGGAGCGCAAGCTGCTGCAGCAGACGATAGACGCGTCGCAGGAAACGGTGAACGGCTGGGTGCGGCTGAAGCTGTACAAGGGCAATGTGATCGTCGTCGGCCGCGAATCGAAGACCGATTCCTTGTTCGATCCGACCATCGCGACCTTCGACGAGGACGGCGGCGCGTACAACCACGCCGACGCGGCCGGCTTTATCCGCCTGAACGCGCTCCGGATGCGCATCGCCGCCAATGCGCGGGCCAAGCGCGGCTGA
- the argF gene encoding ornithine carbamoyltransferase yields MTSVRHYLQFSDLTPDEYHHLFERSRVLKRRQGAGELHRPLVGKVMSMVFEKNSTRTRASFEAGMAQLGGHAMFLDTKSSQIGRGEPIEDTARVLSRMSDIIMIRTFEQRQVDRLAAHSRVPVINGLTNEYHPCQVLADIFTYVERHGSIKGRTVAWIGDGNNVCRTWLQAAAVLGFKLRVASPIGYELKALDGHHYGSDVLELTQDPARAAHGADIVVTDVFTSMGYEAEQKARLEAFDGYQVTAELMRHAKPEALFMHCLPAHRGEEVSAEVMDGPQSVVWDEAENRMHVQKALIEYLLLGHRED; encoded by the coding sequence ATGACGTCCGTTAGGCATTACCTGCAGTTCAGCGACCTCACTCCCGACGAGTACCACCATCTCTTCGAGCGAAGCCGGGTCCTGAAGCGACGACAAGGCGCCGGCGAGTTGCACCGGCCGCTGGTCGGCAAGGTGATGTCGATGGTGTTCGAAAAGAACTCCACCCGCACCCGCGCCTCCTTCGAGGCCGGCATGGCGCAGCTGGGCGGCCACGCGATGTTCCTGGACACCAAGAGCTCGCAGATCGGCCGCGGCGAACCGATAGAGGACACCGCGCGCGTGCTGTCCCGGATGAGCGACATCATCATGATCCGCACCTTCGAGCAGCGCCAGGTCGATCGATTGGCCGCGCATTCCCGGGTGCCGGTGATCAACGGTCTGACCAACGAATACCACCCGTGCCAGGTGCTGGCCGACATCTTCACCTATGTCGAGCGGCACGGTTCGATCAAGGGCCGGACGGTGGCCTGGATAGGCGACGGCAACAATGTCTGCCGCACCTGGCTGCAGGCGGCCGCCGTGCTTGGCTTCAAGCTGAGGGTGGCCTCGCCGATAGGCTATGAGCTCAAGGCGCTGGACGGCCACCATTATGGCTCGGATGTGCTGGAGCTGACCCAGGATCCGGCGCGGGCGGCGCACGGCGCCGACATCGTCGTCACCGACGTCTTCACCAGCATGGGCTACGAGGCCGAGCAGAAGGCGCGGCTGGAGGCCTTCGACGGCTACCAGGTGACGGCCGAGCTGATGCGCCACGCCAAGCCTGAAGCGCTGTTCATGCACTGCCTGCCGGCGCACCGCGGCGAGGAAGTCTCGGCCGAGGTGATGGACGGCCCGCAAAGCGTGGTCTGGGACGAGGCCGAGAACCGCATGCACGTGCAGAAGGCCCTGATCGAATATCTGCTGCTGGGGCACCGCGAGGACTGA
- a CDS encoding aminotransferase class I/II-fold pyridoxal phosphate-dependent enzyme translates to MKPVSRVVVVSDDVTWQAEVLAGLGAAAVRLENPFGLTFVSAVTTAETMDLIARDGEVQVVLVDKQLKGTANGEAAAQLANRISDFRPEISLYVFLQDDDERALVEQLASHAVDGYFYRDEADFNGWFRILLAELAEKSATPFYDKLKQYVRMAKDSWHTPGHSGGDSLKGSPWVGDFHDFVGEHLLRADLSVSVPMLDSLLHPTGVIAEAQMLAAKAFGARKTYFATNGTSTSNKVIFQTLLAPGDKLLLDRNCHKSVHHGVILSGALPVYLDSSVNRRYGIFGPVPKATIFDAIEANPDARVLILTSCTYDGLRYDLKPIVEAARAKGIKVIVDEAWFGFARFHPAFRPTALESGADYVTQSTHKVLSAFSQASMIHVNDPRFDEHLFRENFNMHASTSPQYNLIASLDVARKQAVTEGYRLLDRTLKLAQELRDKINSTGAFRVLELEDLLPEEVREDGIRLDPTKLTVDFSGSGFTADELQQALFERYNIQVEKSTFNTITLLLTIGTTRSKLSRLHDAMLRLAKEGRPPRPLGRMPEIPHFSRLACLPRDAFYEAGERLPLLDDDGRPNAALAGRISCDQIVPYPPGIPVLVPGQVVDDTILAYLARLQKTQKTIEMHGLAEDGGEFFLRVLRPQELAELPGRALCN, encoded by the coding sequence ATGAAACCCGTTAGCCGCGTTGTCGTGGTCAGCGACGATGTGACATGGCAGGCCGAGGTGCTGGCCGGTCTGGGAGCCGCCGCCGTGCGGCTGGAGAATCCGTTTGGCTTGACCTTTGTTTCGGCGGTCACCACGGCGGAAACAATGGACCTGATCGCCCGCGACGGCGAAGTGCAGGTGGTGCTGGTCGACAAGCAGCTGAAGGGCACGGCCAACGGAGAGGCCGCCGCCCAGTTGGCGAACCGCATCAGCGATTTCCGCCCGGAGATCTCGCTCTACGTCTTCTTGCAGGACGACGACGAGCGGGCCTTGGTCGAACAGCTGGCCAGCCACGCGGTCGACGGCTACTTCTACCGCGATGAGGCCGATTTCAACGGCTGGTTCCGCATTCTGCTGGCGGAGCTGGCGGAAAAGTCGGCGACGCCGTTCTACGACAAGCTGAAGCAGTATGTGCGGATGGCCAAGGATTCCTGGCATACGCCGGGCCATTCCGGCGGCGATTCGCTGAAGGGTAGTCCGTGGGTCGGCGACTTCCACGATTTCGTCGGCGAGCACCTGCTGCGCGCCGACCTGTCGGTATCGGTGCCGATGCTGGATTCGCTGCTGCATCCGACCGGCGTCATCGCCGAGGCGCAGATGCTGGCGGCCAAGGCTTTCGGCGCCCGCAAGACCTATTTCGCCACCAACGGCACCTCCACGTCGAACAAGGTGATCTTCCAGACGCTGCTGGCGCCCGGCGACAAGCTGCTGCTGGACCGCAACTGCCATAAATCGGTCCATCACGGCGTCATCCTGTCCGGCGCGCTGCCGGTGTATCTGGATTCGTCGGTCAATCGCCGCTACGGCATTTTCGGCCCGGTGCCCAAGGCCACCATTTTCGACGCGATCGAGGCCAATCCGGACGCCAGGGTGTTGATCCTGACCTCATGTACCTACGACGGCCTGCGCTACGATCTGAAGCCCATCGTCGAGGCGGCGCGCGCGAAGGGCATTAAGGTGATCGTCGACGAGGCCTGGTTCGGCTTCGCCCGCTTCCATCCGGCCTTCCGGCCGACGGCGCTGGAGTCCGGCGCCGACTACGTGACGCAAAGCACGCACAAGGTGCTGTCGGCGTTCTCGCAGGCCAGCATGATCCACGTCAACGACCCGCGCTTCGACGAGCATCTGTTCCGCGAAAACTTCAATATGCACGCGTCCACCAGCCCGCAGTACAACCTGATCGCCAGCCTGGATGTGGCGCGCAAGCAGGCGGTGACCGAGGGCTACCGCCTGCTGGACCGCACGCTGAAGCTGGCGCAGGAGTTGCGCGACAAGATCAACTCCACCGGCGCCTTCCGCGTGCTGGAACTGGAGGATCTGCTGCCGGAGGAGGTTCGCGAGGACGGCATTCGCCTCGATCCGACCAAGCTGACCGTCGATTTCAGCGGCTCGGGCTTCACCGCCGACGAATTGCAGCAGGCGCTGTTCGAGCGTTACAACATCCAGGTGGAGAAGTCGACGTTCAACACCATTACGCTGCTGCTGACGATAGGCACGACCCGCAGCAAGCTGTCGCGGCTGCACGACGCGATGCTGCGGCTGGCCAAGGAGGGGAGGCCGCCGCGGCCGCTGGGCCGGATGCCGGAAATTCCGCATTTCAGCCGGCTGGCCTGCCTGCCGCGCGACGCCTTCTACGAGGCCGGCGAGAGGCTGCCGCTGCTGGACGACGACGGCCGTCCGAACGCCGCGCTGGCAGGGCGCATCAGCTGCGACCAGATCGTGCCGTACCCGCCGGGCATCCCGGTGCTGGTGCCGGGGCAGGTGGTGGACGATACCATCCTGGCTTATCTCGCCCGGCTGCAGAAAACGCAGAAGACCATAGAAATGCATGGTTTGGCCGAGGATGGCGGCGAATTCTTCCTGCGCGTCCTGAGGCCGCAGGAGCTGGCGGAACTGCCTGGTCGCGCTTTATGCAATTGA